The segment AAAGCCGCATactgattttaattttgacactaaaattttaaaatttttacatgtgctggcaaataatatataaattagccGCGAGAAAGATTCGAGACaggaataataaatgatacagCACGTTACACGACATACATATGCATGTATACGTAGTAACACGCGGGTTACTATAGCGTCTTGGTTCTTCATTTAGCGTACGTTTACTGGTACAaagatttatgttatattgcaCAACGATGCCGCGTATAAATGCCGCTCCATAACGTATATATAATCGCTTCACTAATGAACTAACGTTATCTGAGACACCTGATAGAAGATAACGCGCCACGTCTAGCGCTGCCATGAAATATTGCTTGTTAACACGAATCTAACGACGgattaaagaattaatgagGATTTCTCGCCTGCTGGAGAATAAATCCGCTATCGGTTTATTCTTCTCAGTATATAcatcttcttttatttcatcattaatTTGCTCACATCAAAGTCCGTGCGCGAGGCCCTGGAATAGCGTTCCCTTCAACTTTCTTAATTAGTTGTAATTTAGCGGAAACCGTTTCCTCGGCtcatagattttaattttgttgcaCGTGTAAGGAAAAATGATAGCGATTCTCCCCGCCgcgttattatttatgtatacatCTGAGATAGTTATAAATACATCGTCCCTTTAGGCGgcaagtaattaattaattaattactgtttACTAATTATGCGGCTTCTTATGTTGTATCACGCGAATACAATGTCTTAAACTTTACGATAAAACGTCAACTCAATTTGccatcattattataattacacgctacttttaattaattaattaattattctacaatATCTACATGCGTTTTTTCTCACCAGGAAATGccgctaatttaattttaaataaattatgcattattaCTAGCAAGCAAAACATATTAAacaactaacaatttttatattgttttacaaatGCGTGGAGACTTTTACTATTGAAAGTCAgttgttttctaaaaattcgAGAGTATAGAAACGTTTATGTTCCATATTTTTAAGCTGTGTTCTGCCTTTTCACACAGCTGACTTTCGTTCTTTacgaagaaaaatagattGCCGTGAGTACCGGACTCGAGATCGTAAAAGCACACACCCATAGTGAGAGTCACTCGCGTATGGAAAGACAGCTCGTGATCATCGGTTCGATATAATATGCAAACACGACGTCGAGAGACCCGTTTTCGACCGAAGGGAGGTTGCGTGCGCGCAAACCGACCGATCGGAGTGTTAAAACCGAGCGTGATGCCACTCTCTTTGCGGCTTAACCGACGATGTTACTACCGCACCATGCGATGCACTAGGTCGCACGTCCATATTTGCGTGTTGTTATTCAGTGAGGATAATTGTTTTGATCAGTTCTCATTGGCGAGGCGAGACAATTTGTCGGATATAGTTACACCATTAATTACTTGAATTGTGCGGAACTATAAgaatgatgaaataattcttaaacAATGAACAACAACGCATACTTTGTTCGCGTTGAAATAAcacttcaatattattcaaagcaattttaaacaattcatCCAGATGCTCCACGTGGAGTACATCTATTTACACTCATCTCAATTACGCTGTCCATTGACAATGTATTTCGACGTGTAATATCGTCCTTAGAACTAAAACACATGACAGTACACGACATTAGCCATATGTCGAAACACCCTCTTTTCCGCAAACGTCCCAAGCCACTGACATCAATATCTGTCTATGTTGCAACTATCGGTAATTTATTAGTATCTTTCGATTCGCTGGAAGGAGACTTTCTTGATTGCGGGGTGGCGTCGAGTCGGGAAGGGTACGAGGGGTAATCCACTTTATCCGTCACACCTCGCGATCTAAGCCAGGCATTGATTTCGCATTAGCACGACTGACACATCGCACCTATTCCGTCCTCTTCCTCCCGATTCCCTTTCTCTTCTTATCCTCGTCGCTGTCGATGTACACAGCGCGCGCGTGTACGTGCTAACGTGCCCTCGCCGCGACTCCATTCGTTCGAAGGGAGCGAAGCTTGACGCGGCCGGGTTGCAGCACGCAACGTCGAGGGCGGCGGCGACCGCAATATTAGATTAATGGCGGATGTACTTCACTTTTCGGAGGGCGTCCATCTCTACGCCCGTCATGGAATCTCCGCGGAAATTAAGCTCCTCGAGTGGCGTTGACTGGTAAACTTCGTAGACCGCCCGCCAATCACGAATTAGATATCTTACTTCGGCGTAACGACTAGAGTACTCGAGAAATCTTCCCACGTTATTGCTGAACAGCGTGATACAATGAATCGATAGCTTGTGAGCCCTTGCtcgcataaattataattgcgatgttagaaaaatatgtatcgCAGAAAGATCAGCAGCTATTTTAAGACTGTTTGTTTCTCTttacaagatatatttaaaaaagttaataagaTAGTTATCAAGTTTGTGaacgtgataaaaaattagagaCATTCACTATCTGTTACACCGCATATCCGAAAATGGAAGGGACGGTATAATCTCttatcttataaaacataaatcaaCGGTGAACGGAGTACCAGGTAGTCGAATCCATAAACATTAACCGACTTATTGCCCCCGTTGAATACGATTAACCATTCGAAAAATCTCGAAACTCGTAAATCAAGCTTGCGCTTCTACCCACGCGAGTCGCATCCCTCGTATGTAAATCCGCGACGGGCACCCGAACCAGTTTCAATCTTTCGATCGATACGGGATCGCAATTGCGTACCGGGCGAAGATCGGCGGGTCAGATCGCGATgtgacgatgacgatgacgaccAAGTCGCGGCAGCGTAAACCAACGTGGAAAAAACGACGCGAAGAATTATAGCCGACGATGTAACGGGAGGAAAGAGTCCGGCGTCTCTCTGCTTGAACAAGCGGCAGCGACAGCGATGGCCTCGAGGGCCCGAATGTGGCGGAGAAGCGGAATGGGAGATCCCCGACTGCGATCGCGATAAGATGCAGCGGCGTTGTCGGTTGACAAAGGGTCGTAGGAACGCCTACTCAGATCGGACGCACAACCGCTTGCGGGGGCGTCCATATTAAAATCGGCCACCCGTCCCTTCCTCCCTGTTGCCCTCCCATCGTGCCCCACCATCGACCGATCCCGCGATCTTGTTTATTACCCGCGCGTACACGGCGGTTGCCAGAAAACGCGGCAACCGCTTTCCAGCGTATGTTACGAGTGTTGCAGCTGGTTCGCAAAGTATATCTGTTTTTCGACGACTATTAATTCCATAATTCTTTGCATTTATCGCGATATTAATCCTCTTAatcacttttaatatttctaatttttttttaaattgctaaaGAGAATTATGATTATTTGCTGTTACTATGCAGTTGATATCTAATTCTTTCTTTATGCGCACTCTTCTTCTCCAAcaaagaaaagtataaaaatatttcaaatacatGCCTTCTAATCTTTAACAGCtgtaagtttaaaatattcttgattaattataaatgataataattttctaatgattattctgataaatacacataaataCACATCTAAAATAGAAGTTTcagaaaaacataataaagaacatatttctcattgaaatctgatcataattttaatgcaatttatgcaggtttaattataaaaatttagatacaaATATCATACACATGCAATACTTTCTCCGCAAGGATTTAATGACGCAGGATAAAGACAAGTAGGTTCTGATCCTATCGGTTGAAGGTTGCTCAGAAATGGAGTTTGTGCTGCTCTCTAACAAGTATCTTTTCAACCTTCTTTCTTCagcatataacatatgttgagcaaatgataaatttaaacatgAACTTgatcatattatttttgttttatgcaatattgtagttagatattgcattttaataaattacatgtgtatgcatttgtaaaatatacacaaaaatatttgttaccaTATTGATCGTGATTCTGCTGTTAATCTAATAGCAGTGATGCAAGAATTGAGACGCGGGTTATGCGTAACCGTAGTGGAAGAGATCTTGCAGGAATCCCTTTTACTATGATTGTGTGTGACTCGCGTCTCAACTCTGGCATCATTAATTTCTGATTGCGAGTAGCGCAGAGTAGCGGCGCCACTTCCTTCAGTTTATTATTCTGCGTCGAACTGTCAGTTTGCGATATATAAACTTCAAGAATTAATTGATTTGGTCtggttttttaattacttgcGGTATCAAAATGTTTCCGCAAAGCtcacaaaagaaatattggaTATTTAGCGATGAAAATGATTTAACTATTTTGAGAGAGAAAACCAATGTTGAGTTTATTGCAAAACATGGAGTTAATATGACTGTgagtttatttttgcaatattcaattgtttgttattcatttttgtttcaaatcaCGTATCTATTTATTCACTTTTACTTATAATATCATGTGaatcaaatatcaatatcGATGCTTGAAACTTAGGTTATGTCACATGTTATACACGTTCatgattattacaattataatacaaatttgttatttcaaTAGCCGGAACAAAGAGAGGAACATTTTCTTTCACACATAGAGGAGCGTACATTACTTCGTTTCTATGAATTGCAATTGAGGGACTTTTGTCGTCGATTCAATCCACCAATGCCACGTGCTACTGTAGCCACtgctttacattattttaaaagattttatcttaGGAATAGTGTGATGGATTATCATCCTAAGGAAATCTTGGTTACTTGTGTTTATCTAGCATGCAAAGTAATTATCTTTCCTTGGAAAAAAGTCTTTATAGTATTCGTAATCTCAATTGGTTCATACAACAATTGTGTTTTAGGTCGAAGAATTCAATGTCTCTATATCTCAATTTGTAGCAAATATCAAGGGTGATAGGGAAAAAGCATCCGATATCATTCTTAACAATGAATTGCTTCTCATGCAGCAGTTAAATTATAACCTCACTGTTCATAATCCATTTAGGCCTGTAGAAGGTCTGATGATTGATATAAAGGTAGATCTGATGTTTTTCTATTATGTGCCTGTGCAAATAAAACAGTATGTATATAATGCTTGCTTTTATAGACAAGGTACGCGTCTTTGGAAAATCCTGAAAAATTAAGGCAGCACATAGATGAATTTTTAGAAAGGGTTTTTCTAACAGACAGTGTTCTTCTTTATGCTCCAAGCCAAGTTGCATTAGCTGCAACTTTGCATGCAGCATCCAGGGCTTCTgcaaatttagataattatgtTACTGATATACTGTTCTCAAGAGAGCAATTGGGAGGGATTATAGAGGCTGTGCGAagtaattgcattttatatatttgcatgaATTTGCATACACACTTTTACAACGTAggttatcaatatttacaaattaactCTTGTAGAAATACGTTCAATGGCTAAATGTGTAGAATCACCTTCGCGAGAAATTGTAAAGGCTTTGGAGAAGAAACTGGATAAATGTAGAAATCAAGAGAATAATCCTGATAGCGAAATGTAAGTACATTTGTGTGTAGGTTCAAcgttatcatatttttatagaggATTATTTGTGTAagactaaaaaattttagatacaaGCAACGAATGCAGGAAATGTTGGATGAAGAGGATTTACAGGATAATgagaaatatgcaaaaattattcagGATCAGGCGGCCCACGATGACAAAGTTTTGGGAGTTAGTAAAATCTTGTCTCCTTCTGCTTTGTGataataactataaattttatatgataattagtaaatattgcataatccAAAATCCTAtgtatatttctcaaataatttacgactttatttctttataactCAATATACATGGGATTTACATAGGATTTTACAGCAATGTTGTATATTTGTATTCATcacaatctaaaaatataaatactatcaTTTTGTTCGTTTTCTTTGGATAAAAATTGCACCATGAATATTATTCGTTCTATAATAGTATTAagacataatttattttgtacgtatacgatgtattattataaatgcatacgtaaaaaaataatgcgcataaatttattgatgaCCTTTACTTTATGATGATTTTTACTTTAccgtatttttcaataatatttatattcaatattatataatataatattcaataaatttattgaatcgCAAAACCTCcgtgaaattttataacatttcagAATACATCTATTCTAACaaaagatgttttatttacacgaacatatatatagcattttaaattattcatgcaaattaaattataaatttaagccaaatttataatttatagccTTTGTTTCAATTCAAGGCTTTGCttgtattaatttcaattaacgaaatattgataaattaattaattgattaatatttatcaatatttattaatttatatatatttattgattaaattatcaatattttatatattgttcgatttaattttattcatctgAAACTAAGAATCGTGATGCCTGAAATCCAATCTCTGAGTCAACTGATGCGCGAGATGATTAGTCGGTACATTCTGAAAAATGGACGTTTGCTGTCTCATAGACAGATTACTGGGTAATGGTTGAACGATAGGTAATGGGGATGGTAATGGTAACGGTGTTAAATGTTGTGGGAGCAATGGTACTCCTGGTTGCGATTGTCCCGGATAATTAAAGAACCTGCGAAGAGACACATTAACGTATTACTTGTGCGAAAgtacaaaataacatttaatatttaattacttaattgaTGCCAATCAAAATCTTAACGTTAAGTATAATCTtatcttgcaaattttttaattttgcgagAAAGACACTATAGTAATCCTTTTTACgtgaaaaagattttcttaGAAATTACTTATTATGTTTTGTATTGAATTTATACCATAAACGATCACCGACAAAAATGGGTCGTGGTGCTGGAATTCCTAGACTCGAGTAGTACTGTTGCGCCAATAATTCGACATCATTAGTATACTTTCTTTTCCACTTAGTCCGTCTATTTTGAAACCATATCTTTATCTGCAAAAATAgttgataaaagataaaatcgaAGTTTACGCAATCAATACGCAATCTTATGCACAGTTGATATTTCTCcacaatttttgtaaaataattaaaatgtttaaagctAATTGAGATTGATCAATTGCAGACTCACGATAGATTCACATTTGCGTTGGCTGGGGTGCAAAATATTTGCCCCGGGTGAGGATCGAACTCACGACCTTAAGATTATGAGACTTACGCGCTGCCTACTGCGCTACCGAGGCCCTAAGAAAGGTACTCGGAAGTGCTTTTGATCGCGAAAGCTCTGatcttgtaatatatatgtgggtcgcaaatgttaaatatgaataaaaaaataaataacaaattatatacaatgaaTAGTAACACTTCAATTCGTACCCATCGAGCAAACATCTAATTTTTCGTTCTGTATAATAtctatacaatattaaaaaagaattattgaataaaacataatcCTGAGCAGATTTCCTTAAaaggtatatttttatctatgaatatttatattgtttgaaaaacgcagtaaactattttttattactacgTACAAAAATGTCGCTAACACGCATCGTCTTTATtccgattaaattttaatccgcgtaaaaaataatagtgtaTTATAATACACTAGAAAATAGCGTTGTTTTCTACGCGGATTGAAATTTCTCAAAGGAAACTTAGTCCATAGTAGCCGGCTCGCGAACATGCGGCCGGCTAtgtattctaattaaaaaatcgacgCCTCTCCGGTTCGTCGCCTAGACGGAGCGCAGCAGCCGTCGCTCGGTACATTTCGTTCCGCGGCGGATGCAAGCCTCGCGACGACGGAACGTGTAAGATGGCCTGCGTGAAGGGGAGAAAAGGGGCCCTTCCGAGCTGGCTCGTTAACTCTGAGAAATATTGTGACAGTTATGTCTGCAGCACGACGCGTCTCCTTCTTGCCTCTGATCCGTCGTCCGATCGTTCTCCCTTTCGAGCGCGATTGCGAGAGATAATTATCCGGCTCGTTCGCGATATTTCGACCGGCGCTGGCAATTATTGTCGGCAAACAACTGGTCGGCGATGACGGCATGGCGCAATCTCCGCGATGGCGAATATTTTGGGTGCGCAtcgtaaattaattagtttacAGCGTGGGCGGGTATCAAGCACATGCTACAAAATGTGCGGCCGAAACTTATGCAACCGTCATAGTCCACGCGTTTTACGGAGGAATCGTCATGTTGAGGAAATTATAGTGCTCTCGCGGGACCGGTTAATATTAGAAGATAATATCTGCGGAAAATCCGCGACAAAATTATGATCAATGCAGGAAGAGATTTTAGTAGTAACATATGCGAGGGAAAAATTGTTTCGAGTATGtttcttgaaatatattacgatttgaatataatttccaAGACTGAAACACATTTGCGTTAAATTACAGAAAGCTCAAGGATTATTCAACTTCGCACCTTGTGTTTTGTCTCGTGCCGGAGCTGtttgtagaaataatttgatacacTTGTGtgactattaaattttaactattgaactcacatttttaaataatattgatggttatcgatattatttataaatgtgagttcaatagttaaaatttaatagtcaCACAAgtgtatcaaattatttctacCAACAGCTCCGGCATATTGATAGTTATTGATATTGATAGTTCACGCCTAAGGCAGCAATTCCTAATATAAAGCttcaaattttacgaaaaatattttcgaaacatCTTATTTTAGACGATATAGCtgaattctttatatatacaatgaaAAACGATTTCTGGAAGGGTTAAATACttggcaaaaaatttttttccataacAGTTCACGAGAAAGAAGGGTGGACAAGTGCTAATTGGTCTTAAAGGACGATCCTCCCCCATGGCGCCACGTTCTGGCGCCTGCACATATGGTGCTCCGTGAACCCATAATTTAGAGCGAGTTGATTTTAAGGAACTCGGGGTACAAGAGACTTAAACTGCTTCAGGTGTTGAAGAAAATCTACGGAAGCCGAAAGACATTACCGCGATTTATTAAGTGTCCTATATCCTGTTGTGATCTCGCTTCGGTCTTCCGTGtttttttgttctaattaaatttatttatggcaTGAAACTTAACATTGGAATACGCTAGGATTACGAAGGGCATTAGTGTAGCAGACagctgttatttattattgaattaaaataaaagcgcGCCTCTCTGAAAAAGAACTTAACTTAAGCAGCAAGTAtgttattaagatatttactTGCGTTTCCGTGAGTTTCAAGCTTTTGCTCAGCTGCAGCCGCTTCGCCACACTCAAGTACTTGTTTCTCTCGAATTCCGCCTCCAAGGACTTAATTTGCGCGGCGGTGAACGCCGTGCGTGGCCTCTTCTTCCTTTCGTCGTCGCTAATAGCGGCGGCGGTCTTCTCCTGGACATCTCTGTCCGCGCTCGTGGTTGAATTCGCGCCACTACTACTAGTACACGCTTCTGCAACAATGTTCCGTACTTTATAAGCAGCGTAAACAATGTGGCTTCGTTGAAATACGCTCtttaaatgtattaacaaCGGCATATTTCAAGCGACAACGATGGCGTTTACGACATTGCGAAAGGCGCTGTCGGGCCTTTTAATTATCGATTATCCGCATCGcgtaaatgtatttttgatgATCGAATGCTGATGTATCGGAAGTAAGTCGTCAAGCGCGTGAAAGTAACTGCAAATTACGAAGCACAGATCGCCCAGGTATGGAAACGAGAAAGTATCACGGCGGGGCGCGAATAATTGATGCCAGCACCGAAATCACGTCATCATTCACTCGAAACCCGTTGTGTTCGTTGCGGGCACCATATCTTTATCCTTTTAATCGCTTTTGAATGAGGTTAACACGCGCGAACCCATGCTGTTGAGTATGAGCGGACTCCAATTACCCCCGTGGAATTCTCTTTCTCATCAATCTCGGAACTTTTTGTCCGTCGaagttgtttatatttatatttatcccGGCTTACAAGACGGCCGTACACGGACGTCGCGCCGCGTGTCGTGAGGAATGTTTTCGGGCTCACTTTTA is part of the Linepithema humile isolate Giens D197 chromosome 3, Lhum_UNIL_v1.0, whole genome shotgun sequence genome and harbors:
- the CycH gene encoding cyclin-H — translated: MFPQSSQKKYWIFSDENDLTILREKTNVEFIAKHGVNMTPEQREEHFLSHIEERTLLRFYELQLRDFCRRFNPPMPRATVATALHYFKRFYLRNSVMDYHPKEILVTCVYLACKVEEFNVSISQFVANIKGDREKASDIILNNELLLMQQLNYNLTVHNPFRPVEGLMIDIKTRYASLENPEKLRQHIDEFLERVFLTDSVLLYAPSQVALAATLHAASRASANLDNYVTDILFSREQLGGIIEAVRKIRSMAKCVESPSREIVKALEKKLDKCRNQENNPDSEIYKQRMQEMLDEEDLQDNEKYAKIIQDQAAHDDKVLGVSKILSPSAL
- the LOC105676357 gene encoding homeobox protein ceh-2, which codes for MSDEELKKFDPSKGANDSTGNPRMCSFSIERLLAPSKKDKEDKFPQQTDLSLLCQEGNESEMRMLVAPDSSMSMAEEIELDDTDMICSTSPEPEMYYEACTSSSGANSTTSADRDVQEKTAAAISDDERKKRPRTAFTAAQIKSLEAEFERNKYLSVAKRLQLSKSLKLTETQIKIWFQNRRTKWKRKYTNDVELLAQQYYSSLGIPAPRPIFVGDRLWFFNYPGQSQPGVPLLPQHLTPLPLPSPLPIVQPLPSNLSMRQQTSIFQNVPTNHLAHQLTQRLDFRHHDS